One stretch of Microvirga lotononidis DNA includes these proteins:
- a CDS encoding ABC transporter substrate-binding protein, translating into MTHDLNRRTLLKAALGSAGLSALGSLPAFAQDARIRLYWWGSKERSDRTLKAVALYQERNPSVKIDGETLAWGDYWPRLATQAAGRNAPDLIQMDYRYVAEYARRGALLPLDEFLGKSLTISDFDKASLDSCKVDGKLYGINIGNNSNALIYNKAAFQKAGVPEPIDVTWDKFFELAAAVTKAHNGEYYGTSDGSSEETAFENWLRQRGKALYTEDGKLGLTEQDATDWFAMWAKAREAKACPPADLQALDKNNIETNLLTQGRAACAFNHSNQYVGYQVLNKNPLGVTMYPQGAGPNPGHYLKPSMMWSIYARSKVAEQAVKFANFTVEDVDGAKVLGVERGVPASPKIRDAVSAELDDMGKLVVGFIAHVTPKVGPIPPAPPKGAGEIQTMQRRIAEQVSFARLSPADGGKQYVSEAQAILSRA; encoded by the coding sequence ATGACTCACGACCTTAACCGTAGGACTTTGTTGAAGGCGGCCCTCGGGTCTGCCGGCCTCAGCGCTCTGGGAAGCCTTCCGGCCTTTGCGCAGGACGCGCGCATTCGCCTGTACTGGTGGGGCTCGAAGGAGCGCTCCGACCGTACGCTGAAAGCGGTCGCGCTCTATCAGGAGCGGAACCCGAGCGTGAAGATCGACGGCGAAACCCTGGCATGGGGCGATTACTGGCCCCGGCTCGCCACTCAGGCGGCTGGCCGCAACGCTCCCGACCTGATCCAGATGGATTACCGGTATGTCGCGGAATATGCCCGCCGCGGCGCCCTGCTGCCGCTCGACGAGTTCCTGGGCAAGTCGCTCACCATCAGTGACTTCGACAAGGCCTCCCTCGACAGCTGCAAGGTCGACGGCAAGCTCTACGGCATCAATATCGGCAACAACTCGAACGCCCTGATCTACAACAAGGCCGCATTCCAGAAGGCCGGCGTGCCCGAGCCGATCGACGTGACCTGGGACAAGTTCTTCGAACTCGCCGCCGCGGTGACGAAAGCGCATAACGGCGAATATTACGGAACGTCCGACGGAAGCTCCGAAGAGACCGCCTTTGAGAACTGGCTCCGCCAGCGCGGCAAGGCGCTCTACACGGAGGACGGCAAGCTCGGCCTGACCGAGCAGGATGCGACCGACTGGTTCGCCATGTGGGCCAAGGCGCGCGAGGCGAAGGCGTGCCCTCCGGCCGACCTGCAGGCGCTCGACAAGAACAATATCGAGACGAACCTGCTGACCCAGGGCCGCGCGGCCTGCGCGTTCAATCACTCGAACCAGTATGTGGGCTATCAAGTTCTCAACAAGAACCCGCTCGGCGTCACCATGTATCCGCAGGGGGCGGGCCCCAATCCCGGCCATTACCTCAAGCCGTCGATGATGTGGAGCATCTATGCCCGCTCCAAGGTGGCCGAGCAGGCCGTCAAGTTCGCCAACTTCACCGTGGAGGACGTGGACGGCGCGAAGGTCCTCGGCGTGGAGCGCGGCGTGCCCGCCTCGCCCAAGATCCGCGACGCCGTCTCGGCAGAACTCGACGACATGGGCAAGCTCGTGGTGGGCTTCATCGCTCACGTCACGCCCAAGGTCGGACCGATCCCGCCCGCTCCCCCGAAGGGCGCCGGTGAGATCCAGACGATGCAGCGCCGGATCGCCGAGCAGGTCAGCTTCGCTCGCCTGTCTCCGGCCGACGGCGGCAAGCAGTACGTCAGCGAAGCCCAGGCCATTCTGAGCCGCGCCTGA
- a CDS encoding carbohydrate ABC transporter permease → MTDAAATTQNVGGARSLLYHVILCGVSLVMLYPLLWMLASSFKPDDEIFGNASLWPDSFTLDAYIRGWSGLTVSFGTFFWNSLVIAVLSVIGNVISCSLAAYAFARLKFPLKNFWFALMLGTLMLPYHVTLIPQYVLFLNLDWVNTFLPLVVPKFLAADAFFIFLLYQFFRGIPRELDEAAIIDGAGPWRIFWSVMLPLSVPALATAAIFTFIWTWDDFFGPLIYLNDASQYTVQLGLRTFVDSTGKSDWSALFAMSVVALIPVLLFFGVFQRLLIEGIATTGLKG, encoded by the coding sequence ATGACTGATGCTGCAGCTACGACGCAGAATGTCGGCGGCGCCCGCTCGCTTCTCTACCATGTGATCCTGTGCGGCGTGTCGCTGGTCATGCTCTATCCGCTGCTCTGGATGCTCGCGAGCAGCTTCAAGCCCGACGACGAGATCTTCGGCAACGCGTCCCTGTGGCCGGACAGCTTCACCCTCGACGCCTACATCCGCGGCTGGAGCGGTCTGACGGTGAGCTTCGGGACCTTCTTCTGGAACTCGCTCGTGATCGCGGTGCTCAGCGTAATCGGAAACGTGATCTCATGCTCGCTGGCGGCCTATGCCTTCGCGCGCCTGAAGTTCCCGCTGAAGAATTTCTGGTTCGCGCTCATGCTCGGCACGCTGATGCTGCCGTACCACGTGACCCTGATCCCGCAATACGTGCTGTTCCTGAACCTCGACTGGGTGAACACCTTCCTGCCGCTGGTGGTGCCGAAGTTCCTGGCCGCGGACGCCTTCTTCATCTTCCTGCTCTACCAGTTCTTCCGGGGCATTCCGCGCGAGCTCGACGAGGCGGCGATCATCGACGGCGCCGGCCCCTGGCGCATCTTCTGGAGCGTCATGCTGCCCCTGTCGGTGCCGGCGCTCGCCACGGCGGCGATCTTCACCTTCATCTGGACCTGGGACGACTTCTTCGGCCCGCTTATCTATCTGAACGATGCGAGCCAGTACACGGTCCAGCTCGGCCTGCGCACCTTCGTGGACTCGACGGGCAAGTCCGACTGGAGCGCCCTGTTCGCCATGTCGGTGGTCGCCCTGATCCCGGTCCTGCTGTTCTTCGGCGTCTTCCAGCGCCTGCTGATCGAAGGCATCGCGACCACGGGCCTCAAGGGTTAA
- a CDS encoding Gfo/Idh/MocA family protein — protein MDRANRKRIALIGTGHRGTSMWGINVVKGYGDFVEIVALCDINRLRAERARGFLGIDAPIYADAQEMIATVKPDTVIICTRDSNHDEMIVRALEAGVNVITEKPMTTTAEKVRRILDAEKRTGKRVDVTFNYRYAPTVRKIKELLNSGVIGDVTSIDFHWFLDNKHGADYFRRWHAVEENSGSLFVHKSTHHFDLMNWYLDDDPEDVSAFASLRKYGKAGPFRGERCKTCPHASYCDYYMDISKDPWLEALYEDPSREDGYVRDACVFREEINIPDTMSAMIRYRKGVQVTYSVNTYMPIEGHFIAFDGTKGRIQMRQFERQPWETPEHDEILLVRNFGGAETITVPHEPGGHFGGDPKLQDMLFKPDTPDPLNQRAGSRAGAMSVLCGIAALQSAKTGQMVSVSKLLDPAQAIAA, from the coding sequence ATGGATCGCGCGAACAGGAAACGCATTGCCCTCATCGGCACAGGCCATCGCGGCACGAGCATGTGGGGGATCAACGTCGTCAAGGGTTACGGCGACTTCGTCGAGATCGTCGCCCTGTGCGACATCAACAGGCTTCGCGCCGAGCGCGCTCGGGGCTTCCTGGGAATCGATGCCCCCATCTATGCCGACGCTCAGGAGATGATTGCGACCGTCAAGCCGGACACGGTGATCATCTGCACGCGTGATTCGAATCACGACGAGATGATCGTGCGGGCGCTCGAGGCCGGCGTGAACGTCATCACCGAAAAGCCGATGACCACGACGGCCGAGAAGGTGCGCCGGATCCTCGATGCCGAGAAGCGCACGGGTAAGCGCGTCGACGTGACCTTCAATTACCGCTACGCGCCGACCGTCCGGAAGATCAAGGAGCTCCTGAACTCGGGCGTGATCGGCGACGTCACCTCCATTGATTTCCACTGGTTCCTCGACAACAAACACGGAGCCGACTACTTCCGCCGCTGGCACGCCGTCGAGGAGAATTCCGGCAGCCTGTTCGTGCACAAGAGCACGCACCATTTCGACCTGATGAACTGGTACCTGGACGACGACCCGGAGGACGTGTCCGCCTTCGCGAGCCTGCGCAAATACGGCAAGGCCGGCCCCTTCCGCGGCGAGCGCTGCAAGACATGCCCGCATGCCAGCTATTGCGACTACTACATGGACATCAGCAAGGATCCCTGGCTTGAGGCTCTCTACGAGGATCCCTCGCGCGAGGACGGCTATGTGCGCGACGCCTGCGTGTTCCGCGAGGAGATCAACATCCCCGACACCATGTCGGCCATGATCCGCTACCGGAAGGGCGTGCAGGTCACCTATTCGGTGAATACCTACATGCCGATCGAGGGCCATTTCATCGCGTTCGACGGCACCAAGGGCCGCATCCAAATGCGCCAGTTCGAGCGCCAGCCCTGGGAGACGCCGGAGCACGACGAGATCCTGCTCGTGCGGAACTTCGGCGGCGCGGAGACCATCACGGTCCCGCATGAGCCCGGCGGCCATTTCGGCGGCGACCCGAAGCTGCAGGACATGCTCTTCAAGCCGGATACGCCGGACCCGCTGAACCAGCGCGCCGGTTCGCGCGCCGGCGCCATGTCGGTCCTGTGCGGCATCGCGGCACTTCAAAGCGCGAAGACGGGCCAGATGGTCAGCGTCTCGAAGCTGCTCGATCCGGCGCAGGCCATCGCCGCCTGA
- a CDS encoding carbohydrate ABC transporter permease codes for MTTTAQIPLTISEPEKRSKRRGGWSRTLVSYSFLAPWLIGFLGLTLGPTLASLYLSFTNFDLLQDPQFIGLANYQRIVTNDVKFWHSMQVTFTYVILAVPLKLAFALGLAMVLNRGIAGLPLYRALFYLPSLLGASVAIAVLWRQLFAKDGLANVALGFFGIQGPSWISDPNYSLYTLVLLSVWQFGSPMIIFLAGLRQIPPDVYEAANIDGANKVQQFFKITLPLLTPVVFFNGIVQTIDAFKAFTPAFIISEGTGGPIDSTLFYTLYLYQEGFAYFRMGYASALAWILLIIIACFTAFSFLTSRYWVHYND; via the coding sequence ATGACAACAACTGCTCAAATCCCTTTGACGATCAGCGAGCCGGAGAAGCGCAGCAAGCGCCGCGGAGGATGGTCCCGGACGCTTGTCTCCTATTCCTTTCTTGCGCCCTGGCTCATCGGCTTTCTCGGGCTGACCCTCGGCCCGACGCTCGCGTCCCTTTATCTGTCCTTCACCAATTTCGACCTGCTGCAGGATCCGCAGTTCATCGGATTGGCCAATTACCAGCGCATCGTCACCAACGACGTGAAGTTCTGGCACTCCATGCAGGTGACGTTCACCTACGTCATCCTGGCGGTTCCGCTGAAGCTCGCTTTCGCACTCGGCCTCGCGATGGTGCTCAACCGCGGCATCGCCGGCCTGCCCCTGTACCGTGCTCTCTTCTATTTGCCCTCGCTGCTCGGCGCGAGCGTCGCTATCGCGGTGCTGTGGCGCCAGCTCTTCGCCAAGGACGGCCTCGCGAACGTGGCGCTGGGCTTCTTCGGCATCCAGGGGCCGAGCTGGATCTCCGACCCGAACTACTCGCTCTACACGCTGGTGCTGCTCAGCGTCTGGCAGTTCGGATCGCCGATGATCATCTTCCTCGCCGGCCTGCGCCAGATCCCGCCGGACGTGTACGAGGCCGCGAACATCGACGGCGCCAACAAGGTGCAGCAGTTCTTCAAGATCACCCTGCCGCTGCTTACGCCGGTGGTATTCTTCAACGGCATCGTGCAGACCATCGACGCCTTCAAGGCCTTCACGCCGGCCTTCATCATCAGCGAGGGCACCGGCGGACCGATCGACTCGACCCTCTTCTACACCCTGTACCTGTATCAGGAAGGCTTCGCCTATTTCCGCATGGGATATGCGTCGGCCCTGGCATGGATCCTGCTGATCATCATCGCCTGCTTCACCGCCTTCTCGTTCCTCACCTCTCGTTACTGGGTCCATTACAATGACTGA
- a CDS encoding Ldh family oxidoreductase: MVASENFSADVIRAQIEAILRAWGMDEDKLRLTAEVMVETDLRGVDSHGISMLTQYAQMQNAGQLRLQAEPRIVRQSASTALIDGGAGLGHPAALMGMDLAIEKALAHDVGIVSVFNSHHFGAAGYYATMAAERGLIGVVSSTTRVISVVPTNGVERVLGTNPIAVAVPAGSHPDICVDISTSVVAANKVKVYALQGKELPPGWVIDGQGQPVTDSGQAFRQIFEGREGGLTPIGGDGSDMGGHKGYGLGLIAQILSGTLSGASFSPVRNRTQKPSDPDNIGHFFMALNPAAFRPFDEFQADVEAIVDTLHTTRPVREDNPVLIPGEPEWTAREERLAKGIPIPETLKLKVQDIAEAAGAPYLLKAAMAA; the protein is encoded by the coding sequence ATGGTCGCGAGTGAGAACTTCTCGGCGGATGTGATTCGCGCCCAGATCGAGGCGATCCTGCGGGCCTGGGGCATGGACGAGGACAAGCTGCGCCTGACCGCCGAGGTGATGGTCGAGACCGATCTGCGCGGCGTCGATTCGCACGGCATCTCGATGCTGACCCAATATGCTCAGATGCAGAATGCCGGACAGCTGCGGCTTCAGGCCGAACCCAGGATCGTCCGGCAGAGTGCGAGCACTGCCCTGATCGACGGCGGAGCGGGCCTCGGCCATCCCGCGGCCCTGATGGGCATGGATCTCGCCATCGAGAAGGCGCTGGCGCACGATGTCGGCATCGTCTCGGTGTTCAATTCCCACCATTTCGGCGCCGCCGGCTACTACGCCACGATGGCGGCGGAGCGTGGGCTGATCGGCGTCGTCTCGTCGACGACCCGCGTCATCTCCGTCGTGCCGACGAACGGCGTCGAGCGCGTGCTCGGCACGAACCCGATCGCAGTCGCGGTCCCGGCCGGATCCCATCCGGACATCTGCGTCGACATTTCCACCAGTGTCGTGGCCGCCAACAAGGTGAAGGTCTATGCCCTCCAGGGCAAGGAGCTTCCTCCCGGGTGGGTGATCGACGGTCAGGGACAGCCGGTCACCGATTCAGGACAGGCTTTCCGCCAGATTTTCGAGGGGCGCGAGGGCGGCCTCACGCCCATCGGCGGCGACGGCAGCGACATGGGAGGCCATAAGGGATACGGGCTCGGCCTCATTGCTCAGATCTTGTCGGGTACCCTCTCCGGCGCATCCTTCTCGCCCGTGAGGAACCGGACGCAGAAGCCGTCCGATCCCGACAATATCGGGCATTTCTTCATGGCCCTGAACCCGGCGGCCTTCAGGCCGTTCGACGAGTTCCAGGCCGACGTGGAGGCGATCGTCGACACGCTCCACACCACGCGGCCCGTCCGGGAGGACAATCCGGTCCTCATCCCGGGAGAGCCGGAATGGACGGCCCGCGAAGAGCGTCTCGCAAAGGGCATCCCGATCCCCGAGACATTGAAACTGAAAGTGCAGGACATCGCGGAGGCGGCCGGCGCTCCCTACCTGCTGAAAGCCGCCATGGCCGCGTAG